The Mangifera indica cultivar Alphonso chromosome 8, CATAS_Mindica_2.1, whole genome shotgun sequence genome has a window encoding:
- the LOC123222751 gene encoding protein LOL1 isoform X1 has translation MPVPLAPYPTPPVPFTPPPPPANGLGAQNQLVCSGCRNLLLYPVGATSVCCAVCNAVTAVPPPGTEMAQLVCGGCHTLLMYIRGATSVQCSCCHTVNLALEANQVAHVNCGNCRMLLMYQYGAQSVKCAVCNFVTSVGASTSNPEQKFNNN, from the exons ATGCCAGTTCCTCTTGCTCCGTATCCAACTCCTCCAGTTCCATTTacacctcctcctcctcctgcTAATG GCTTAGGTGCACAGAACCAGCTTGTATGTTCTGGATGTCGAAACCTTTTGCTCTATCCAGTTGGGGCGACCTCTGTGTGTTGCGCTGTTTGCAATGCAGTCACTGCTGTGCCACCACCAG GCACTGAAATGGCCCAGTTGGTCTGTGGGGGTTGCCACACCTTGCTTATGTACATCCGCGGAGCAACAAGCGTTCAATGTTCTTGCTGTCACACTGTCAATCTAGCCTTGGAAG CAAATCAGGTTGCGCACGTAAATTGTGGGAATTGCAGGATGCTATTGATGTACCAATATGGAGCGCAATCTGTGAAATGTGCTGTTTGCAATTTTGTGACATCAGTAGGG GCATCGACAAGCAACCCAGAGCAgaagtttaataataattga
- the LOC123222698 gene encoding ferredoxin C 2, chloroplastic, whose amino-acid sequence MDLLVPCSSCTCLYRQPSLHRQLTSLKTITRSFNSLKCRRIRASSEIQSPVVVASNSGNYSSFIPTHKVTVHDRQRGVVHEFVVPEDQYILHTAEAQNISLPFACRHGCCTSCAVRIKSGQIRQPEALGISAELKSKGYALLCVGFPSSDVEVETQDEDEVYWLQFGRYFARGPIERDDYALELAIADE is encoded by the exons ATGGACCTGCTCGTTCCCTGCAGTTCTTGCACTTGTCTCTACCGTCAGCCGTCGCTTCACCGGCAGCTTACATCTCTGAAGACTATCACTCGTAGCTTCAACTCCCTAAAATGCCGCCGCATAAGAGCGTCGTCGGAGATCCAAAGTCCGGTTGTCGTGGCCAGTAATTCTGGCAACTATTCTTCCTTTATTCCGACTCACAAAGTTACCGTTCACGACAGACAACGCGGTGTCGTTCACGAGTTCGTTGTCCCCGAG GACCAATACATATTGCACACAGCGGAAGCTCAAAATATTTCTCTACCTTTTGCTTGCAGGCACG GTTGTTGTACTAGTTGTGCTGTACGTATAAAATCTGGGCAAATTAGACAGCCTGAAGCACTAGGGATATCTGCTGAACTGAAATCAAAG GGGTATGCACTTCTCTGTGTAGGCTTCCCCTCCTCTGATGTTGAAGTAGAAACACAGGATGAGGATGAG GTATATTGGCTTCAATTTGGAAGATATTTTGCTCGGGGACCAATT GAAAGGGATGACTATGCGTTAGAGCTAGCTATCGCCGATGAATGA
- the LOC123224147 gene encoding uncharacterized protein LOC123224147 — translation MPFLRRIAGFLGLAKDNVTQVKEDEVDDSPVNNPPKFQETGLPRKGFGVQVQVPVERPQHGPVFVPCTSGDGGVQGLGWYAKRLRIDEDGDVADEFLDEVSSHTSANVEEQHRTLPTFKVRYSTRPAKVQNQVLTPDGKIQQCVEYQGRLQWV, via the exons ATGCCTTTTCTTAGAAGAATTGCAGGATTTCTAGGATTAGCTAAAGATAATGTTACCCAAGTAAAAGAAGACGAAGTCGATGATAGTCCAGTCAATAACCCCCCTAAATTTCAGGAAACCGGTCTTCCTCGTAAAGGTTTTGGTGTGCAGGTACAAGTCCCTGTGGAACGGCCTCAGCACGGTCCTGTTTTTGTCCCTTGTACTTCAGGCGACGGTGGCGTCCAG GGTTTAGGATGGTATGCAAAACGGCTTAGGATAGATGAAGACGGAGACGTGGCAGATGAGTTCCTTGATGAAGTGTCATCACATACATCTGCCAATGTGGAAGAGCAACATAGGACATTGCCAACATTCAAAGTAAGGTACAGTACCAGACCAGCTAAAGTGCAGAACCAGGTGTTGACCCCTGATGGCAAAATCCAGCAATGTGTGGAATACCAAGGTAGATTGCAATGGGTTTGA
- the LOC123222751 gene encoding protein LOL1 isoform X2, which translates to MPVPLAPYPTPPVPFTPPPPPANGAQNQLVCSGCRNLLLYPVGATSVCCAVCNAVTAVPPPGTEMAQLVCGGCHTLLMYIRGATSVQCSCCHTVNLALEANQVAHVNCGNCRMLLMYQYGAQSVKCAVCNFVTSVGASTSNPEQKFNNN; encoded by the exons ATGCCAGTTCCTCTTGCTCCGTATCCAACTCCTCCAGTTCCATTTacacctcctcctcctcctgcTAATG GTGCACAGAACCAGCTTGTATGTTCTGGATGTCGAAACCTTTTGCTCTATCCAGTTGGGGCGACCTCTGTGTGTTGCGCTGTTTGCAATGCAGTCACTGCTGTGCCACCACCAG GCACTGAAATGGCCCAGTTGGTCTGTGGGGGTTGCCACACCTTGCTTATGTACATCCGCGGAGCAACAAGCGTTCAATGTTCTTGCTGTCACACTGTCAATCTAGCCTTGGAAG CAAATCAGGTTGCGCACGTAAATTGTGGGAATTGCAGGATGCTATTGATGTACCAATATGGAGCGCAATCTGTGAAATGTGCTGTTTGCAATTTTGTGACATCAGTAGGG GCATCGACAAGCAACCCAGAGCAgaagtttaataataattga